From a region of the Halomonas sp. HL-93 genome:
- a CDS encoding phosphoglycerate dehydrogenase — MTKRVLVTATDYSRNCPDARMQLEAEGFEVVENSFGRPMTFEELAQRVGEVDAVIAGVDTWDEAVFSIAPRLRIIARFGVGVDNIDIDAAKRHGVTVTNAPGANANAVAELTLGLILSSMRSIPKLHNAVRRGEWDRTVGNELIGRTVGLLGFGNIAQKVARKLSGLDVSLMAYDKFPDEDAARALDVMLKDMDEVISSADVLCMLLPSLPETKGIMDAYRFAQMKEGAIFVNTARGALVQEAALKQVLDNGHLGGAAIDVYEVEPASADNPLFSTERIITTPHTAAETWETFEAVGAVTAQAILDLFSGSGPANRL, encoded by the coding sequence ATGACAAAGCGTGTGCTCGTCACCGCAACAGACTATTCCCGCAACTGCCCCGATGCCAGGATGCAGCTTGAGGCCGAAGGCTTCGAGGTAGTCGAGAATTCTTTCGGGCGGCCGATGACCTTCGAGGAGCTGGCTCAACGGGTGGGCGAGGTCGATGCCGTTATTGCAGGTGTGGATACCTGGGACGAGGCGGTATTTTCCATTGCCCCGCGGCTCAGAATCATCGCCCGTTTCGGCGTCGGCGTGGATAATATCGATATCGATGCGGCGAAGCGCCATGGTGTGACTGTCACCAACGCCCCCGGTGCCAATGCCAATGCCGTAGCGGAGCTCACTCTGGGACTAATCCTCTCTTCAATGCGTTCGATACCTAAGCTCCACAATGCCGTCCGGCGCGGCGAATGGGACCGGACCGTGGGCAATGAACTGATCGGCCGAACGGTCGGCCTGCTGGGTTTTGGCAACATTGCCCAGAAGGTGGCGCGCAAGCTATCGGGTCTGGACGTTTCGCTCATGGCCTACGACAAGTTCCCCGATGAAGATGCTGCTCGTGCACTTGATGTGATGCTGAAGGATATGGATGAAGTGATCTCAAGTGCTGATGTGCTCTGCATGCTGCTACCGAGCCTGCCTGAGACAAAAGGGATCATGGATGCCTACCGTTTCGCGCAGATGAAAGAGGGGGCCATTTTCGTGAATACTGCTCGCGGGGCTCTGGTTCAGGAGGCGGCGCTCAAGCAGGTACTGGACAATGGCCACCTCGGTGGCGCTGCGATCGACGTCTACGAGGTTGAACCCGCTTCGGCCGATAATCCCTTATTCTCGACCGAGCGCATCATCACCACGCCCCATACCGCAGCCGAGACCTGGGAAACCTTCGAGGCTGTGGGTGCCGTTACCGCCCAGGCAATCCTCGATCTATTTTCAGGATCCGGACCTGCCAATCGCCTGTAG
- a CDS encoding TRAP transporter large permease, with the protein MLAVYTLLFFLAILALTVPVAFALGYAALLPGWLGAATNPGQVVRSIVTALDSFPLLAVPLFILAGEIMTQGGLARRLFSFADAVFGRFRGGLAMSSVAACMLFGAISGSSPATVAAIGSMAIPLLKDRGYDLRFATALVTAAGTLGVIVPPSIPMIIYGMAANVSVSDLFIGGILPAILIGGLLMVHAHLYGRRHADTITSTAGTISFFTALKDSFWALLAPVFVLGGIYTGAFTPTEAAAIACLYGTVISMFVFRELNVSGLGRVLVRSALTIAPILIIAGTGAALGRVLTLLQVPAAIGDFIGGAIDEKIMLLLLINVILLGVGMVMETLSAIIVLTPILLPVLAPYGIDPTHFGLIMVTNLAIGFATPPVGVNIYVASGITRLSVMQICRGLVIPVALLIVGLLIITYWPGLTLWLPSLGG; encoded by the coding sequence ATGCTCGCCGTTTATACGCTTCTTTTCTTCCTCGCCATCCTGGCCCTGACAGTGCCGGTGGCCTTTGCTCTCGGTTATGCTGCGTTGCTGCCGGGGTGGCTCGGTGCTGCTACCAATCCAGGGCAAGTGGTACGCTCCATCGTCACCGCGCTAGACAGTTTTCCTCTGCTGGCAGTACCACTATTCATTCTTGCCGGCGAGATCATGACGCAAGGTGGGCTGGCGCGGCGCCTGTTCTCCTTCGCAGACGCCGTGTTCGGACGATTCCGAGGCGGGCTCGCCATGTCATCGGTGGCGGCATGCATGCTGTTCGGCGCCATCTCGGGCAGTTCTCCAGCCACTGTAGCAGCGATCGGCTCCATGGCGATTCCTCTGCTCAAAGATCGCGGCTACGATCTCCGTTTCGCGACCGCGCTAGTCACCGCAGCAGGGACTCTGGGCGTAATCGTTCCGCCCTCGATACCGATGATCATCTACGGCATGGCGGCGAACGTATCGGTATCCGACTTGTTCATCGGCGGCATCCTGCCGGCCATACTGATTGGCGGTCTTCTGATGGTACATGCCCACCTATATGGACGACGTCACGCCGACACGATCACCTCGACCGCAGGCACCATCAGCTTTTTCACAGCGCTGAAAGATAGTTTCTGGGCACTGCTTGCTCCGGTCTTCGTTCTCGGGGGGATCTACACCGGTGCATTCACACCCACTGAAGCTGCAGCCATTGCCTGTCTCTACGGGACCGTGATCTCGATGTTCGTATTCCGCGAATTAAACGTCAGCGGCTTAGGGAGGGTGCTGGTAAGAAGCGCGCTGACCATTGCGCCGATTCTGATTATAGCCGGCACCGGCGCAGCACTAGGACGAGTGCTGACCCTACTGCAGGTACCGGCAGCGATCGGCGATTTCATTGGTGGCGCCATCGACGAAAAGATCATGCTGCTTTTGCTGATCAACGTCATTCTGCTCGGCGTAGGCATGGTCATGGAAACATTGTCGGCAATCATCGTCCTAACCCCTATCCTGCTGCCGGTGCTTGCCCCCTATGGAATCGATCCCACCCACTTCGGCCTGATCATGGTCACGAACCTGGCGATCGGTTTCGCTACACCGCCGGTCGGCGTGAACATTTATGTGGCCAGCGGTATTACACGGCTTTCGGTCATGCAGATCTGCCGTGGTCTCGTTATCCCTGTCGCACTACTGATCGTGGGATTACTGATCATTACCTACTGGCCCGGGCTTACGCTCTGGCTACCGAGTCTCGGCGGATAG
- a CDS encoding metal ABC transporter ATP-binding protein — MSERSLSRLQLHDLHLAQGHRTVLEHVEGDFQPGAITALIGANGAGKSTLIQAIMGELRPISGKVVCTVPKERRAWLPQQLALDLTFPMSVEELVMTGSWPSHGAMKGYCAAHYRKGREIMARLGISHLAHRPLGELSGGQRQRALIGRTLMQEAELLLLDEPFANVDSETVDILIRILRQMADDGATLILVLHDMDHLRRLADEVLMLNGGHGRWVSPSALSHQHAPAEVVPFTLGGRHAGTA, encoded by the coding sequence ATGAGTGAGCGTTCACTGTCACGCCTGCAGCTGCACGACCTGCATTTGGCCCAAGGACACCGCACGGTGCTTGAGCATGTGGAAGGCGACTTTCAGCCTGGGGCGATCACCGCGCTGATAGGCGCGAACGGCGCGGGTAAAAGCACGCTTATTCAGGCCATCATGGGCGAGTTACGCCCGATCAGCGGCAAGGTGGTGTGCACGGTGCCCAAAGAGCGCCGCGCCTGGCTGCCCCAGCAGTTGGCGTTGGATTTGACCTTCCCAATGAGCGTGGAAGAACTGGTGATGACCGGCAGTTGGCCTAGCCATGGGGCGATGAAGGGTTACTGTGCCGCGCACTACCGTAAGGGCCGCGAGATCATGGCGCGGCTGGGTATTTCACACCTGGCACACCGTCCGCTGGGCGAGCTTTCCGGCGGCCAGCGCCAGCGCGCCCTGATCGGCCGCACGCTGATGCAGGAAGCCGAGCTGCTACTGCTCGACGAGCCGTTTGCCAACGTGGATAGCGAGACGGTGGATATTTTGATCCGCATTTTGCGCCAGATGGCCGACGACGGGGCAACGCTTATTTTGGTGCTCCACGACATGGACCATCTGCGCCGACTGGCCGATGAAGTACTGATGCTTAACGGCGGGCATGGCCGCTGGGTCTCGCCTAGCGCGCTTAGCCACCAACACGCGCCGGCGGAAGTGGTGCCGTTTACGCTAGGAGGCCGTCATGCTGGCACTGCTTGA
- a CDS encoding GntR family transcriptional regulator, translating to MSLREQAYDSFTTHLLSRRIQSGQFISQRELTQILDVPLGAVREMIPRLEADGLIRTMPHRGLQVAPVDMGFIRNAFQLRHMLEREAVAEFAVNAPAEEIENLRKAHEEVRAQGVEGVTPELLAHAQDMDWRMHQRMIDALGNELVSGIYRTNLIKIRLIRSEDTRMLPELLVAVMDEHLAIIDALANRDSQAAVQALDMHIDSARQRVLRI from the coding sequence ATGTCACTGCGCGAACAGGCTTACGATAGTTTCACGACCCATCTGTTATCCCGCAGGATTCAGTCGGGACAGTTCATTTCTCAGCGAGAACTGACACAGATTCTTGACGTCCCGCTGGGTGCCGTACGCGAGATGATTCCCCGGCTTGAAGCCGACGGGTTGATCCGCACCATGCCGCATCGAGGCCTGCAGGTTGCTCCGGTGGATATGGGCTTCATTCGCAATGCTTTTCAACTACGGCACATGCTCGAGCGTGAAGCGGTGGCTGAATTTGCGGTCAATGCGCCTGCCGAGGAGATCGAGAACCTGAGGAAAGCGCATGAAGAGGTGCGTGCCCAGGGGGTAGAAGGTGTCACCCCTGAGCTGCTTGCTCATGCCCAGGATATGGACTGGCGGATGCATCAGCGGATGATCGATGCGTTGGGCAACGAGTTGGTCTCGGGGATCTACAGGACGAATCTCATCAAGATACGGCTGATCCGCAGCGAGGATACTCGAATGCTACCTGAGCTGCTTGTCGCGGTCATGGACGAGCATCTAGCCATTATCGACGCCTTGGCGAATCGCGATTCGCAGGCGGCGGTACAGGCCCTCGATATGCATATCGATAGCGCCAGACAGCGTGTCCTCAGGATTTAG
- a CDS encoding metal ABC transporter solute-binding protein, Zn/Mn family, with the protein MRLHPSRWLVGVSALLALPAAMASERVQVVTSFSILADMVEQVGGEHVEVSSLVGPDGDAHVYTPSPGDARALADADLVVFNGLLFEGWMERLIDSSDYTGALVTATEGIEPLARSSQDEHSDHDHGDDDHAHDDHDHDHGHDDHSHEDEHVHGDDDPHAWQDLARAETYVENIRDGLIEADGDNRETYEENAERYLAEIEKADDEIRALIEEIPASTSVITGHDSFGYFADAYGVRFLSPVGLSTEADPSGASMAELIDVIEEENVEALFHENMTNQSVLDQLAEETGLSVAGTLYADALSSEGEASTYLGMMRHNAETLHDALAEPGHDDHEHDDHDHDHDHDHDHDHDHDHDHDHSEHSH; encoded by the coding sequence ATGAGATTGCACCCCTCTCGCTGGCTGGTTGGCGTATCAGCCCTGCTGGCGTTACCCGCCGCCATGGCATCCGAACGCGTACAGGTAGTCACCAGTTTTTCGATTCTGGCCGATATGGTCGAACAGGTGGGCGGTGAGCACGTCGAAGTGAGCTCGCTGGTCGGCCCTGACGGCGATGCCCACGTCTATACCCCAAGCCCTGGCGACGCGCGGGCGCTAGCCGATGCGGACCTGGTGGTGTTCAACGGGCTGCTGTTTGAGGGCTGGATGGAGCGCCTGATCGACTCCAGCGATTACACCGGGGCATTAGTGACGGCGACTGAGGGCATTGAGCCACTGGCTCGCTCCAGCCAAGATGAGCATAGCGATCACGACCACGGTGATGACGATCACGCTCACGACGACCATGATCACGATCATGGGCATGACGATCACAGCCACGAGGACGAACACGTTCACGGCGATGACGATCCACATGCGTGGCAGGACTTGGCCCGCGCCGAAACCTACGTCGAGAACATCCGCGATGGATTGATTGAAGCCGATGGCGACAACCGCGAGACCTATGAGGAAAACGCCGAGCGCTATCTGGCCGAGATAGAGAAAGCCGACGACGAGATCCGTGCGCTGATTGAAGAGATTCCGGCGTCTACCAGTGTGATCACCGGCCACGACTCGTTTGGTTATTTTGCCGATGCCTACGGCGTGCGTTTTCTCTCTCCGGTAGGGCTCTCGACCGAAGCCGATCCAAGCGGTGCCAGCATGGCTGAGTTGATCGACGTCATTGAAGAAGAAAACGTCGAAGCCCTGTTCCATGAAAACATGACCAATCAGTCGGTGCTGGATCAACTGGCGGAAGAAACCGGACTTAGCGTAGCAGGCACGCTGTATGCGGATGCACTAAGCAGCGAAGGCGAAGCAAGTACTTACTTAGGCATGATGCGCCACAATGCCGAAACGCTTCACGATGCGCTGGCTGAACCGGGTCATGACGATCACGAGCATGACGACCACGACCACGACCACGACCACGACCACGACCACGACCACGACCACGACCACGACCACGACCACAGCGAGCATAGCCACTAG
- the ampC gene encoding class C beta-lactamase, protein MGKILAAKTRVIMTGSLLLSCPGWALAAPHSEDVEALVNSTIESLMAEHDIPGMTVALSIDGQQHYFNYGVADLEAQTPVTEETLFELGSVSKIFTATLAAHAQSSDALSLSDPASRHLPTLEGSAFDDITLLELGTYTAGELPLQFPEEVQSEESMVDYYRQWQPKSAPGSHRLYSNPSIGLFGYLAAQSLGKPFNTLMEERILTPLGLDHSYYQVPDDQMASYAYGYSKEDEPIRVNPGVLDAQAYGLKSTAADVLTFVEANMDSAELDESLSQAMETTRTGYLEVGDMTQGLGWESYAYPVALDALEQGNSLEMILEANPVNRLSPPLPPRQEALYNKTGSTNGFGGYVAFVPSEQIGIVMLANRNYPNQARIEAAHHIFTALTDEP, encoded by the coding sequence ATGGGTAAGATATTAGCAGCAAAAACGCGGGTTATCATGACAGGATCGCTCCTTTTAAGCTGCCCAGGGTGGGCGTTAGCCGCGCCCCATAGTGAAGACGTGGAGGCGCTAGTCAACAGCACTATCGAATCCCTGATGGCTGAACATGATATCCCAGGGATGACCGTTGCGCTTAGCATTGATGGCCAACAGCATTATTTTAATTATGGTGTCGCCGACCTGGAAGCACAGACACCGGTGACCGAAGAGACGCTGTTCGAGCTTGGCTCCGTCAGCAAGATATTCACCGCGACGCTGGCGGCCCACGCGCAGTCCAGTGACGCCCTTTCGCTTTCTGACCCGGCCAGCCGCCACCTGCCCACCCTTGAAGGCAGCGCCTTTGATGATATTACGCTGCTGGAACTGGGTACTTACACGGCGGGCGAACTCCCCCTGCAATTTCCGGAAGAGGTACAAAGTGAAGAGTCGATGGTCGACTACTATCGCCAATGGCAGCCGAAATCCGCACCTGGCAGCCACCGGCTCTATTCCAACCCGAGCATAGGGCTTTTCGGTTATCTCGCCGCGCAAAGCCTGGGCAAGCCATTTAATACGCTGATGGAAGAGCGGATATTGACTCCGCTGGGCCTTGATCATAGCTATTACCAGGTTCCTGACGATCAGATGGCGAGCTATGCCTACGGTTATTCGAAAGAGGATGAACCGATCAGGGTGAATCCAGGCGTGTTGGATGCCCAAGCCTACGGGTTGAAATCAACAGCGGCAGACGTGCTGACGTTTGTGGAAGCCAATATGGACAGCGCAGAGCTTGATGAATCACTGAGCCAAGCCATGGAAACCACGCGGACCGGTTACCTTGAGGTCGGTGATATGACCCAAGGGTTGGGCTGGGAAAGCTACGCCTATCCGGTCGCACTTGATGCGCTTGAACAAGGCAATTCGCTTGAGATGATACTCGAAGCCAACCCAGTCAACCGCCTAAGCCCACCGCTGCCCCCCAGGCAAGAGGCACTCTACAACAAGACCGGATCGACCAATGGCTTTGGCGGCTACGTGGCCTTTGTGCCCAGCGAGCAGATCGGTATTGTGATGCTGGCAAACCGCAACTACCCCAATCAGGCGCGCATCGAGGCAGCGCACCATATCTTTACCGCGCTAACCGACGAGCCCTGA
- a CDS encoding TRAP transporter small permease — protein sequence MRLLRGLERNFEKYLVAAILLVLVVTLIAQVFCRYFIGAPLVWSEELARYLLIWCTFLGVSLAVREGRNISVDLAPAMLGPRTAKFFVLVALMGSAMFFTLMVWYGIPLTQRIAMIGQSSPGLGLPMWMVYAAVPVGLGLALLRSLQAAWLLLRNWNDKDTVGHIDPVDTRQI from the coding sequence ATGCGACTACTGCGTGGCCTTGAGCGCAATTTTGAAAAATATCTGGTAGCCGCCATTCTGCTTGTCTTGGTTGTTACTCTCATCGCGCAGGTGTTCTGCCGCTATTTCATCGGCGCACCGCTGGTCTGGTCGGAAGAGCTGGCACGCTACCTACTGATCTGGTGCACCTTCCTCGGTGTCAGTCTTGCGGTAAGAGAAGGGCGCAATATATCCGTCGACCTCGCCCCTGCGATGCTTGGCCCACGAACTGCGAAGTTCTTCGTCCTGGTCGCACTGATGGGTTCCGCTATGTTCTTCACTCTCATGGTCTGGTACGGCATTCCGCTGACCCAGCGCATCGCCATGATCGGTCAGAGCTCCCCAGGTTTAGGGTTGCCAATGTGGATGGTCTATGCGGCTGTGCCCGTTGGCTTAGGGCTGGCTCTACTGCGCTCGCTGCAGGCCGCTTGGCTGTTGCTGCGCAACTGGAACGATAAAGACACGGTCGGCCACATCGACCCAGTGGACACCCGTCAGATATAG
- a CDS encoding TRAP transporter substrate-binding protein has translation MQMRFKTLATGSLMTLLTATPAMAQEHTMILAHGLSDKSHPLYQTFEKIADDIESNSDGRIDVQHQSGGALGGDRELMESLLLGDIQFVPVSTSGAVQFIPEFAVFEIPYIFPTQSEPLQTILNDSEFTDRMKTILTDQGLKLGGFYNGGFRQLTTSNTPVRTLEDIRDNDLRIRVPENPYSVAIWEALGAAPTPISFPELYGALQQGVVDGQENPYGHILSQRFYEVQNYLTTTNHIFLANVNLLNKQWFDSLPDDLQQVVDDALAEAETFQWDLQNKMLSQQRTKLEESMEFIDLDTDELEAFREATAPIEDQVREDIGDDIVDSLMTSIENTTN, from the coding sequence ATGCAAATGCGCTTCAAGACATTGGCAACCGGGTCACTTATGACGCTTTTGACGGCAACGCCAGCAATGGCTCAAGAGCACACGATGATACTGGCCCATGGACTTTCGGATAAATCACACCCTCTGTATCAAACCTTTGAGAAAATCGCCGACGACATCGAATCCAATTCCGATGGTCGCATCGATGTACAGCATCAATCAGGTGGTGCACTTGGTGGGGACCGGGAACTCATGGAATCGCTGCTGCTGGGTGATATCCAATTCGTCCCGGTATCGACCTCCGGCGCGGTACAGTTCATTCCCGAATTCGCCGTCTTCGAAATTCCCTATATATTTCCCACCCAAAGCGAGCCGCTTCAGACAATTCTCAACGATAGCGAGTTCACCGACCGGATGAAGACCATCCTCACTGACCAGGGTCTAAAGTTAGGTGGCTTTTATAATGGTGGGTTCCGACAATTAACGACTTCAAATACGCCGGTACGCACGCTTGAAGATATTCGTGACAATGATCTCAGAATCCGTGTGCCGGAAAACCCTTATTCCGTTGCAATCTGGGAGGCTCTCGGCGCGGCTCCGACGCCAATCTCTTTCCCTGAGCTGTATGGGGCTCTACAACAAGGCGTCGTCGATGGACAGGAAAACCCGTACGGCCATATTCTTTCCCAGCGGTTCTATGAGGTACAGAACTACTTGACGACGACGAACCATATCTTCCTGGCCAATGTGAACCTCCTCAACAAACAATGGTTCGATTCATTGCCCGACGATCTCCAGCAAGTCGTCGACGATGCCCTTGCAGAGGCCGAAACCTTCCAGTGGGACCTTCAGAATAAGATGCTGTCCCAGCAGCGTACCAAGCTGGAGGAATCCATGGAGTTCATTGATCTGGATACCGATGAGCTGGAAGCCTTTCGCGAAGCCACGGCACCAATTGAAGATCAAGTGCGCGAAGACATCGGCGACGACATCGTCGATAGTCTCATGACATCCATCGAGAACACGACAAACTAA
- a CDS encoding metal ABC transporter permease, with protein MLALLDAWFIAPFDYGFMRRAVVGGLALSLAAPTLGVFLVLRGMSLIGDAMAHAILPGVALGFLLAGFSLPIMSIGGVLFGVMVALLAGAVSKMGGQREDAAMASFFIISLAAGVMLISLGGSSVDLTHVLFGSILAINSTALLLIAGISTLIVLTLAVIFRAMVVECLDPLFLRGQSRRSGWVHSVFLGLLVLNLTAGFQTLGTLMAVGLMMLPATSARFWSKRLEGLIGIAVAFAMIASTGGLLLSFHLDIPSGPSIILLAGSGYLLSALFGRYHSLAARWRRKTAPLSAEPSH; from the coding sequence ATGCTGGCACTGCTTGATGCCTGGTTTATCGCGCCTTTCGATTACGGCTTTATGCGTCGCGCGGTGGTCGGCGGCCTGGCGCTTTCGCTGGCGGCGCCCACGCTTGGGGTGTTTCTGGTGCTGCGCGGCATGAGCCTGATTGGCGACGCCATGGCCCATGCGATTCTGCCCGGGGTGGCGCTTGGCTTCCTGCTGGCCGGGTTTTCACTGCCGATTATGAGTATCGGCGGGGTGCTGTTCGGGGTGATGGTGGCATTGCTTGCCGGGGCGGTGTCCAAAATGGGCGGCCAACGCGAAGATGCCGCCATGGCCAGCTTTTTTATTATTTCGTTGGCCGCAGGCGTGATGCTGATTTCGCTTGGCGGCAGCAGCGTGGATCTTACCCACGTGCTGTTTGGCTCCATTTTGGCGATCAACTCCACCGCGCTGCTGCTTATCGCCGGGATCAGCACGCTGATCGTGCTAACCCTGGCGGTGATTTTCCGTGCAATGGTAGTGGAATGCCTGGACCCGTTGTTTTTGCGCGGCCAGAGCCGCCGCAGCGGCTGGGTACACAGCGTGTTTTTGGGCCTGCTGGTGCTCAATCTCACCGCTGGGTTTCAAACCCTGGGCACGTTGATGGCGGTGGGTTTGATGATGCTGCCCGCTACATCGGCGCGCTTCTGGAGTAAGCGGCTGGAAGGCCTGATCGGTATTGCCGTGGCGTTTGCGATGATTGCCAGCACCGGGGGATTACTGCTGTCGTTCCACCTCGATATTCCGTCAGGCCCCAGCATTATTCTATTGGCCGGTAGTGGCTATCTGCTCTCTGCCTTATTCGGCCGTTATCACAGTTTGGCAGCCAGATGGCGGCGCAAAACCGCACCGCTGTCTGCAGAGCCGAGCCATTAA
- a CDS encoding LysR family transcriptional regulator: MARSYLPLKALRAFEASARHLSFTRAADELCVTQAAVSHQVKLLEAQLKVPLFKRLPRGLMLTQEGERLLPVLKSSFDQITHTLDRVGESSYRDVLNVGVVGTFAVGWLLPRLDDFQQQYPFVDLRLSTHNNRADIAAEGLDFAIRYGTGAWHGIAAQPLMPVSLSVMCIPTIAARLETPVDLLGETWLRSYRADEWAEWLAAAGLPNSYPMTKSIVFDSSIAMVEAALQGAGVALAPTSMFTRQLSSGALVQPFDATVRLGGYWLTRLQTRPETRAMASFRAWLLKASNA; the protein is encoded by the coding sequence GTGGCGCGTTCTTACTTGCCGCTGAAGGCTTTACGCGCCTTTGAGGCGTCGGCGAGGCATCTGAGTTTTACGCGCGCAGCAGACGAGCTGTGCGTGACCCAGGCCGCGGTTAGCCATCAGGTTAAGCTCCTCGAAGCCCAACTGAAGGTGCCACTGTTCAAACGGTTGCCCCGAGGCTTAATGCTCACCCAAGAGGGCGAGCGACTTTTGCCGGTGCTCAAGAGTTCGTTCGACCAGATTACCCACACGCTAGACCGGGTGGGGGAGAGCAGTTATCGGGACGTATTAAACGTTGGCGTGGTGGGAACCTTTGCGGTTGGCTGGCTGCTACCCAGGCTGGATGATTTTCAGCAACAGTATCCGTTTGTCGACTTGCGCCTTTCTACCCACAATAACCGGGCAGATATTGCAGCCGAAGGGCTCGACTTCGCAATCCGTTATGGGACAGGTGCCTGGCACGGCATTGCAGCGCAGCCCCTGATGCCGGTATCGCTATCGGTCATGTGTATCCCTACTATTGCTGCCCGCCTCGAAACGCCTGTCGATCTATTGGGCGAGACGTGGTTGCGTTCCTATCGCGCCGACGAGTGGGCAGAGTGGTTAGCGGCCGCAGGGCTGCCAAACAGCTATCCAATGACCAAGAGTATTGTGTTTGACTCTTCCATCGCCATGGTAGAAGCGGCATTACAAGGGGCAGGAGTGGCGCTGGCGCCAACATCGATGTTTACCCGTCAACTAAGCAGTGGCGCCCTGGTACAGCCTTTCGACGCCACTGTCCGCCTGGGAGGCTATTGGCTGACGCGGTTGCAAACACGCCCGGAAACCCGCGCAATGGCGTCTTTCCGAGCGTGGCTGCTAAAGGCGAGCAATGCCTGA
- a CDS encoding dihydrodipicolinate synthase family protein — protein MNNCIRPGHSGEMSENARMRGEKGYMFGVFPAMVTPFRDDGSIDIERAAAHASRLIARGADGVTLCGTTGEGVSIGIEERSRLLDGVLAEGVSPDSVTFCVCATSVDGAAHQASLALDRGIRKLLLTPPFYFKSISDEALFSWCEALFERIQHANPQVILYHIPQVTQVAFSHALIRRLKQAHGDLVFGVKDSAGVWEHTEQLLKMDDMAILVGDERLLARAAPLGGAGAISGIANILPERVSRLVYEGESDSQLDTLVDEIVQSPVTPLVKALVGELFDEPGWERTRPPLDPADPQRVKRLAAYVRSFVG, from the coding sequence ATGAATAATTGTATTCGGCCGGGTCACTCTGGGGAGATGTCGGAAAATGCACGGATGCGAGGGGAAAAGGGATATATGTTTGGCGTTTTTCCGGCGATGGTGACCCCGTTCCGTGACGATGGCAGTATTGATATAGAGCGGGCCGCGGCGCATGCGTCGCGCTTGATCGCCAGGGGGGCTGACGGTGTGACGCTGTGTGGCACCACCGGAGAAGGGGTCTCCATCGGTATCGAAGAACGTAGCCGGTTACTCGACGGTGTCTTGGCTGAGGGGGTAAGCCCCGACTCGGTGACCTTCTGCGTGTGTGCGACATCGGTCGATGGAGCGGCGCACCAGGCAAGTCTTGCGCTCGATCGTGGTATCCGCAAGCTGTTGCTGACGCCTCCCTTCTATTTCAAAAGCATTAGCGATGAGGCCTTGTTCTCTTGGTGCGAAGCGCTTTTTGAACGAATCCAGCATGCGAATCCGCAAGTGATCCTCTATCACATACCGCAGGTGACCCAAGTAGCGTTTTCTCATGCACTCATTCGTCGCTTGAAGCAGGCGCATGGTGATCTTGTCTTCGGCGTCAAGGATAGCGCTGGGGTGTGGGAACATACCGAACAGTTATTGAAAATGGACGATATGGCGATTCTTGTCGGTGATGAGCGTCTGCTGGCGCGTGCCGCTCCTCTGGGCGGTGCCGGTGCAATCAGCGGCATTGCCAATATCTTACCGGAGCGGGTTTCCCGCCTGGTCTATGAGGGCGAATCGGATAGCCAGCTCGATACGCTCGTCGATGAGATCGTTCAGTCGCCAGTCACGCCGCTAGTGAAGGCTCTGGTCGGCGAACTCTTCGATGAACCAGGCTGGGAGCGAACTCGGCCACCACTGGATCCGGCCGATCCGCAACGGGTTAAACGGCTTGCTGCCTATGTTCGTTCTTTCGTAGGGTAA